A genome region from Trachemys scripta elegans isolate TJP31775 chromosome 2, CAS_Tse_1.0, whole genome shotgun sequence includes the following:
- the FARS2 gene encoding phenylalanine--tRNA ligase, mitochondrial produces the protein MQSLGGIVMAASWNFMRVVHYSKTVLSQGVQIGGITSDLGHALSRTITSSFVAKTPTSNTVELLGKAYPRDDYSNVTEKILSKVGKNLHNQRYHPLWLIKERIKDHFYKQYIGRFGTPLFSVYDDLSPVVTVEQNFDRLLIPQDHPSRRKGENYYMNHIHMLRAHTSAHQWDLMHSGLDAFLVVGDVYRRDTIDSSHYPIFHQMEGVRLFSNHELFSNIKDGESLQLFEQGHRTAHKQETHTMEAVRLVEFNLKQVLTKLVTNLFGDALL, from the exons AGCCTCGGAGGTATTGTGATGGCTGCATCTTGGAATTTCATGAGAGTAGTTCATTATTCCAAAACTGTTTTGTCACAGGGAGTCCAGATAGGAGGAATCACCAGTGATTTGGGGCATGCCTTGTCCAGGACTATAACTtcaagttttgttgccaaaacacCCACATCAAATACAGTGGAACTGCTTGGTAAAGCATACCCTCGAGATGACTACAGCAATGTCACAGAAAAAATTCTCTCCAAGGTGGGAAAGAACTTGCACAACCAACGATACCACCCTTTGTGGCTGATCAAAGAGCGAATAAAGGATCATTTTTACAAGCAGTATATAGGACGCTTTGGGACCCCACTCTTTTCTGTTTATGATGATCTGTCCCCGGTGGTTACAGTGGAGCAGAACTTTGACAGATTGCTTATCCCACAAGACCACCCCagcaggaggaaaggggaaaactACTACATGAATCACATTCACATGCTAAGAGCACATACGTCGGCTCACCAGTGGGACTTGATGCACTCAgggctggatgcctttctagtTGTGGGAGATGTCTACCGCCGCGATACGATTGATAGCAGCCACTACCCAATCTTTCACCAGATGGAAGGAGTGCGGCTCTTCTCCAATCATGAG TTGTTCAGCAACATCAAAGATGGAGAAAGTTTACAGTTGTTTGAGCAAGGGCATCGCACGGCACACAAGCAGGAGACACACACCATGGAGGCAGTGCGGCTGGTGGAATTCAATCTAAAACAAGTGCTCACAAAGCTTGTGACTAATCTCTTTGGTGATG CTCTTCTCTGA